The following are from one region of the Pseudoliparis swirei isolate HS2019 ecotype Mariana Trench unplaced genomic scaffold, NWPU_hadal_v1 hadal_35, whole genome shotgun sequence genome:
- the LOC130191315 gene encoding uncharacterized protein LOC130191315, producing MPEDVAYRYVFIPHVPGFWDHILVGTRAPPKMEKMIGPDDYLPKLFDVFLGVYKFHWCCFVLKKQIILAMWCTAKPRIGDPKVFSVLDNMLKGITERTAFRKMIFYLSRWFTNQYVAQSEDASQSPREPPNDRQLKVVLDCKPSEGLLVNLITLLAYKCGMEKVEPGFSNLPGVDVSFNLENAKVMFTCPSETNLEIDTVFFRTSGATGN from the coding sequence ATGCCAGAGGATGTCGCCTACAGGTACGTCTTCATCCCTCATGTTCCGGGTTTCTGGGATCACATTCTGGTCGGAACGCGTGCGCCGCCCAAGATGGAGAAGATGATCGGACCCGATGACTACTTGCCGAAACTGTTCGACGTGTTCCTCGGTGTATACAAATTTCACTGGTGCTGTTTCGTGCTGAAAAAACAGATCATCTTGGCAATGTGGTGCACTGCGAAGCCCCGGATTGGAGATCCGAAGGTATTCTCGGTCCTTGACAACATGCTGAAAGGCATTACCGAGAGAACAGCGTTTAGAAAAATGATCTTTTATCTATCTAGGTGGTTTACGAATCAATATGTGGCACAATCTGAGGACGCATCACAGTCTCCACGTGAGCCACCGAATGATAGGCAGCTCAAGGTGGTATTGGATTGCAAACCCTCAGAAGGCCTTCTTGTCAATCTCATTACATTGTTGGCCTACAAGTGTGGGATGGAAAAGGTCGAGCCTGGGTTCTCCAACCTTCCGGGCGTAGATGTGAGTTTTAATCTCGAGAATGCCAAGGTTATGTTCACCTGCCCCAGTGAAACAAACCTAGAGATTGATACGGTGTTCTTCCGCACCTCCGGGGCTACTGGTAATTAA
- the LOC130191316 gene encoding nuclear GTPase SLIP-GC-like isoform X1 translates to MDDFVRDKLSEWNLSELIYTFKGQVIDKDSFYCLNDKDIHHLIPTVGPRSKFREKLKSLKEQKTENPEVVDSSAQACASTSDKSKKGKRKLDLQGESSQWPSPNRRPRLDIREDILLSDVKNIMNDVHQKIPQQDNKLNKFLKKHIDDLKTDKREVVGVFGRTGAGKSYLINTVIGERNLLPSGTVNACTSVMIKVEANEQNSKYEADIEFITKEEWKHEVWFSQHLLQESADLERDEEEGRDEDEERDEDEERDRKDIVEKLSVLYGEDWENKSPEELMDVKYFKEIPEFLKSKRKMLTDETAEGLSDKLVMYTTSKSEDREVKAKRWYWPLVKCVTIRVPNNDLLKHVTLVDLPGSGDCNKSRDKMWKTIVGSCSTVWIVTEIKRAASEPEAWEILESACRFMANAGQCQQIHFICSQSEVSCYNPARPSIEPRAFILERNKDAKEKLVTKFKELNKVTKYFSDESFTVFTVSSYEFLQKTVLEPVDTEIPALRKFLQGLNNCHSVTLNYVKGARGILSLIQGASRTDGTDIKTDVCTELEQNMKDALHEVENSMEETHQVFEKCLSEGVKKSESSWYKNLKSVIKTKNKKGSSFHRTLKCIVQHNGAYRAKKGKLINLNMTLSSFLTQSIDDKFKKTFPNEGECGQFNRVLDLFSLNTETMRKNTKYKDVKLQLMFLSTEEDKIKTKLNKIIRDRKKTIYSSLMTTIETSMQECYDVAKKIKGQGSLEKIRTTLTNHVLKSKDVMFLEAKDVMLKDLGVLRR, encoded by the exons ATGGATGATTTTGTTCGGGATAAATTATCTGAATGGAATCTCAGCGAgttgatatatacatttaaag GACAAGTCATCGACAAAGACAGTTTTTATTGTCTGAATGATAAAGATATCCACCACTTGATCCCCACCGTGGGACCAAGGTCAAAATTCAGGGAAAAACTCAAGTCGTTAAAG gaacaaaaaacagaaaatcccGAAGTCGTTGATTCATCTGCTCAA GCTTGTGCGTCCACCAGTGACAAAAGTAAGAAAG GGAAGAGAAAGTTGGATCTTCAGGGTGAGTCCAGCCAATGGCCATCCCCAAACAGAAGACCACGACTTGACATCAGAG AGGATATACTACTGTCTGACGTGAAAAACATCATGAATGATGTTCATCAGAAAATTcctcaacaagacaacaagctCAACAAATTCTTGAA GAAACACATCGATGATTTGAAAACGGACAAGAGGGAGGTGGTCGGTGTCTTTGGCAGAACCGGAGCTGGAAAGAGCTATTTGATCAATACCGTCATTGGAGAGAGGAATCTCTTGCCCAGTGGAACCGTCAATGCATGTACCTCAGTCATGATTAAAGTGGAGGCTAATGAGCAGAACTCAAAGTATGAGGCAGACATTGAGTTCATAACGAAAGAG gAATGGAAACATGAGGTATGGTTCTCTCAACATTTGCTTCAGGAAAGTGCAGATCTGGAAAGGGAtgaggaagaagggagggatgaggatgaagagagggatgaggatgaagagagggaTCGTAAAGACATTGTGGAAAAGCTGTCAGTGCTGTATGGAGAAGACTGGGAAAACAAATCTCCTGAAGAGCTCATGGATGTCAAATATTTCAAAGAGATCCCAGAATTTCTGAAGTCCAAGAGAAAGATGTTGACAGACGAAACA GCTGAAGGGCTATCTGACAAACTAGTCATGTACACAACAAGCAAATCAGAAGATAGAGAAGTAAAAGCAAAGAGGTGGTATTGGCCTCTTGTGAAGTGTGTGACTATCAGGGTGCCAAATAATGATCTCCTGAAGCACGTCACACTTGTGGATCTTCCTGGAAGTGGGGACTGTAACAAGAGCAGAGACAAGATGTGGAAAACG ATCGTTGGAAGTTGTTCCACTGTGTGGATCGTGACTGAGATAAAACGAGCTGCATCAGAGCCTGAAGCCTGGGAGATACTGGAAAGTGCCTGTCGCTTCATGGCAAATGCTGGCCAGTGTCAGCAGATTCACTTCATCTGCTCCCAGTCTGAAGTATCATGTTATAATCCAGCCCGTCC ttcAATTGAACCCCGTGCTTTCattctggaaagaaacaaaGACGCCAAGGAAAAATTGGTAACAAAATTCAAAGAACTAAACAAGGTTACG aaaTATTTCAGTGATGAAAGTTTCACGGTGTTCACAGTGAGCTCCTACGAGTTTCTTCAAAAGACAGTCCTAGAACCAGTTGACACTG AAATACCTGCACTTCGGAAATTTCTGCAGGGTCTCAATAACTGTCACTCAGTTACATTAAACTATGTGAAAGGAGCGCGCGGGATTCTCTCTCTGATTCAAGGGGCCAGCCGTACAGATGGG ACTGATATAAAGACAGATGTCTGCACAGAGCTTGAACAAAATATGAAGGATGCACTTCATGAAGTCGAAAACTCAATGGAAGAGACTCATCAGGTTTTTGAAAAGTGCCTCAGTGAGGGAGTTAAGAAATCTGAAAGTTCATGGTACAAAAACTTGAAATCGGTCATAAAGACTAAA AACAAGAAAGGTAGTAGTTTCCACCGGACACTGAAGTGCATAGTACAGCACAATGGTGCCTACAGAGCAAAAAAGGGGAAACTAATAAACCTCAATATGACGTTATCTTCATTCCTGACTCAGAGCATTGATGACAAATTCAAGAAGACCTTCCC AAATGAAGGAGAATGTGGACAATTCAACAGAGTCCTCGATTTGTTTTCACTTAACACGGAGACAATGAGAAAGAACACAAAGTACAAAGATGTCAAACTGCAACTGATGTTTCTCAGCACAGAG GAAGACAAGATAAAGACAAAACTCAACAAAATCATCCGCGATCGTAAGAAAACGATCTACAGCAGTCTGATGACAACAATTGAGACGAGCATGCAGGAATGCTATGACG ttgcaaaaaaaattaaaggacAAGGCAGTCTGGAAAAAATTAGGACCACTCTTACGAATCACGTACTTAAGTCAAAGGACGTCATGTTTCTGGAAGCTAAAGATGTTATGTTGAAGGATCTGGGAGTCTTGAGG AGATAA
- the LOC130191316 gene encoding nuclear GTPase SLIP-GC-like isoform X2, translated as MDDFVRDKLSEWNLSELIYTFKGQVIDKDSFYCLNDKDIHHLIPTVGPRSKFREKLKSLKEQKTENPEVVDSSAQACASTSDKSKKGKRKLDLQGESSQWPSPNRRPRLDIREDILLSDVKNIMNDVHQKIPQQDNKLNKFLKKHIDDLKTDKREVVGVFGRTGAGKSYLINTVIGERNLLPSGTVNACTSVMIKVEANEQNSKYEADIEFITKEESADLERDEEEGRDEDEERDEDEERDRKDIVEKLSVLYGEDWENKSPEELMDVKYFKEIPEFLKSKRKMLTDETAEGLSDKLVMYTTSKSEDREVKAKRWYWPLVKCVTIRVPNNDLLKHVTLVDLPGSGDCNKSRDKMWKTIVGSCSTVWIVTEIKRAASEPEAWEILESACRFMANAGQCQQIHFICSQSEVSCYNPARPSIEPRAFILERNKDAKEKLVTKFKELNKVTKYFSDESFTVFTVSSYEFLQKTVLEPVDTEIPALRKFLQGLNNCHSVTLNYVKGARGILSLIQGASRTDGTDIKTDVCTELEQNMKDALHEVENSMEETHQVFEKCLSEGVKKSESSWYKNLKSVIKTKNKKGSSFHRTLKCIVQHNGAYRAKKGKLINLNMTLSSFLTQSIDDKFKKTFPNEGECGQFNRVLDLFSLNTETMRKNTKYKDVKLQLMFLSTEEDKIKTKLNKIIRDRKKTIYSSLMTTIETSMQECYDVAKKIKGQGSLEKIRTTLTNHVLKSKDVMFLEAKDVMLKDLGVLRR; from the exons ATGGATGATTTTGTTCGGGATAAATTATCTGAATGGAATCTCAGCGAgttgatatatacatttaaag GACAAGTCATCGACAAAGACAGTTTTTATTGTCTGAATGATAAAGATATCCACCACTTGATCCCCACCGTGGGACCAAGGTCAAAATTCAGGGAAAAACTCAAGTCGTTAAAG gaacaaaaaacagaaaatcccGAAGTCGTTGATTCATCTGCTCAA GCTTGTGCGTCCACCAGTGACAAAAGTAAGAAAG GGAAGAGAAAGTTGGATCTTCAGGGTGAGTCCAGCCAATGGCCATCCCCAAACAGAAGACCACGACTTGACATCAGAG AGGATATACTACTGTCTGACGTGAAAAACATCATGAATGATGTTCATCAGAAAATTcctcaacaagacaacaagctCAACAAATTCTTGAA GAAACACATCGATGATTTGAAAACGGACAAGAGGGAGGTGGTCGGTGTCTTTGGCAGAACCGGAGCTGGAAAGAGCTATTTGATCAATACCGTCATTGGAGAGAGGAATCTCTTGCCCAGTGGAACCGTCAATGCATGTACCTCAGTCATGATTAAAGTGGAGGCTAATGAGCAGAACTCAAAGTATGAGGCAGACATTGAGTTCATAACGAAAGAG GAAAGTGCAGATCTGGAAAGGGAtgaggaagaagggagggatgaggatgaagagagggatgaggatgaagagagggaTCGTAAAGACATTGTGGAAAAGCTGTCAGTGCTGTATGGAGAAGACTGGGAAAACAAATCTCCTGAAGAGCTCATGGATGTCAAATATTTCAAAGAGATCCCAGAATTTCTGAAGTCCAAGAGAAAGATGTTGACAGACGAAACA GCTGAAGGGCTATCTGACAAACTAGTCATGTACACAACAAGCAAATCAGAAGATAGAGAAGTAAAAGCAAAGAGGTGGTATTGGCCTCTTGTGAAGTGTGTGACTATCAGGGTGCCAAATAATGATCTCCTGAAGCACGTCACACTTGTGGATCTTCCTGGAAGTGGGGACTGTAACAAGAGCAGAGACAAGATGTGGAAAACG ATCGTTGGAAGTTGTTCCACTGTGTGGATCGTGACTGAGATAAAACGAGCTGCATCAGAGCCTGAAGCCTGGGAGATACTGGAAAGTGCCTGTCGCTTCATGGCAAATGCTGGCCAGTGTCAGCAGATTCACTTCATCTGCTCCCAGTCTGAAGTATCATGTTATAATCCAGCCCGTCC ttcAATTGAACCCCGTGCTTTCattctggaaagaaacaaaGACGCCAAGGAAAAATTGGTAACAAAATTCAAAGAACTAAACAAGGTTACG aaaTATTTCAGTGATGAAAGTTTCACGGTGTTCACAGTGAGCTCCTACGAGTTTCTTCAAAAGACAGTCCTAGAACCAGTTGACACTG AAATACCTGCACTTCGGAAATTTCTGCAGGGTCTCAATAACTGTCACTCAGTTACATTAAACTATGTGAAAGGAGCGCGCGGGATTCTCTCTCTGATTCAAGGGGCCAGCCGTACAGATGGG ACTGATATAAAGACAGATGTCTGCACAGAGCTTGAACAAAATATGAAGGATGCACTTCATGAAGTCGAAAACTCAATGGAAGAGACTCATCAGGTTTTTGAAAAGTGCCTCAGTGAGGGAGTTAAGAAATCTGAAAGTTCATGGTACAAAAACTTGAAATCGGTCATAAAGACTAAA AACAAGAAAGGTAGTAGTTTCCACCGGACACTGAAGTGCATAGTACAGCACAATGGTGCCTACAGAGCAAAAAAGGGGAAACTAATAAACCTCAATATGACGTTATCTTCATTCCTGACTCAGAGCATTGATGACAAATTCAAGAAGACCTTCCC AAATGAAGGAGAATGTGGACAATTCAACAGAGTCCTCGATTTGTTTTCACTTAACACGGAGACAATGAGAAAGAACACAAAGTACAAAGATGTCAAACTGCAACTGATGTTTCTCAGCACAGAG GAAGACAAGATAAAGACAAAACTCAACAAAATCATCCGCGATCGTAAGAAAACGATCTACAGCAGTCTGATGACAACAATTGAGACGAGCATGCAGGAATGCTATGACG ttgcaaaaaaaattaaaggacAAGGCAGTCTGGAAAAAATTAGGACCACTCTTACGAATCACGTACTTAAGTCAAAGGACGTCATGTTTCTGGAAGCTAAAGATGTTATGTTGAAGGATCTGGGAGTCTTGAGG AGATAA
- the LOC130191316 gene encoding nuclear GTPase SLIP-GC-like isoform X3, whose protein sequence is MTHEGKRKLDLQGESSQWPSPNRRPRLDIREDILLSDVKNIMNDVHQKIPQQDNKLNKFLKKHIDDLKTDKREVVGVFGRTGAGKSYLINTVIGERNLLPSGTVNACTSVMIKVEANEQNSKYEADIEFITKEEWKHEVWFSQHLLQESADLERDEEEGRDEDEERDEDEERDRKDIVEKLSVLYGEDWENKSPEELMDVKYFKEIPEFLKSKRKMLTDETAEGLSDKLVMYTTSKSEDREVKAKRWYWPLVKCVTIRVPNNDLLKHVTLVDLPGSGDCNKSRDKMWKTIVGSCSTVWIVTEIKRAASEPEAWEILESACRFMANAGQCQQIHFICSQSEVSCYNPARPSIEPRAFILERNKDAKEKLVTKFKELNKVTKYFSDESFTVFTVSSYEFLQKTVLEPVDTEIPALRKFLQGLNNCHSVTLNYVKGARGILSLIQGASRTDGTDIKTDVCTELEQNMKDALHEVENSMEETHQVFEKCLSEGVKKSESSWYKNLKSVIKTKNKKGSSFHRTLKCIVQHNGAYRAKKGKLINLNMTLSSFLTQSIDDKFKKTFPNEGECGQFNRVLDLFSLNTETMRKNTKYKDVKLQLMFLSTEEDKIKTKLNKIIRDRKKTIYSSLMTTIETSMQECYDVAKKIKGQGSLEKIRTTLTNHVLKSKDVMFLEAKDVMLKDLGVLRR, encoded by the exons ATGACCCACGAAGGGAAGAGAAAGTTGGATCTTCAGGGTGAGTCCAGCCAATGGCCATCCCCAAACAGAAGACCACGACTTGACATCAGAG AGGATATACTACTGTCTGACGTGAAAAACATCATGAATGATGTTCATCAGAAAATTcctcaacaagacaacaagctCAACAAATTCTTGAA GAAACACATCGATGATTTGAAAACGGACAAGAGGGAGGTGGTCGGTGTCTTTGGCAGAACCGGAGCTGGAAAGAGCTATTTGATCAATACCGTCATTGGAGAGAGGAATCTCTTGCCCAGTGGAACCGTCAATGCATGTACCTCAGTCATGATTAAAGTGGAGGCTAATGAGCAGAACTCAAAGTATGAGGCAGACATTGAGTTCATAACGAAAGAG gAATGGAAACATGAGGTATGGTTCTCTCAACATTTGCTTCAGGAAAGTGCAGATCTGGAAAGGGAtgaggaagaagggagggatgaggatgaagagagggatgaggatgaagagagggaTCGTAAAGACATTGTGGAAAAGCTGTCAGTGCTGTATGGAGAAGACTGGGAAAACAAATCTCCTGAAGAGCTCATGGATGTCAAATATTTCAAAGAGATCCCAGAATTTCTGAAGTCCAAGAGAAAGATGTTGACAGACGAAACA GCTGAAGGGCTATCTGACAAACTAGTCATGTACACAACAAGCAAATCAGAAGATAGAGAAGTAAAAGCAAAGAGGTGGTATTGGCCTCTTGTGAAGTGTGTGACTATCAGGGTGCCAAATAATGATCTCCTGAAGCACGTCACACTTGTGGATCTTCCTGGAAGTGGGGACTGTAACAAGAGCAGAGACAAGATGTGGAAAACG ATCGTTGGAAGTTGTTCCACTGTGTGGATCGTGACTGAGATAAAACGAGCTGCATCAGAGCCTGAAGCCTGGGAGATACTGGAAAGTGCCTGTCGCTTCATGGCAAATGCTGGCCAGTGTCAGCAGATTCACTTCATCTGCTCCCAGTCTGAAGTATCATGTTATAATCCAGCCCGTCC ttcAATTGAACCCCGTGCTTTCattctggaaagaaacaaaGACGCCAAGGAAAAATTGGTAACAAAATTCAAAGAACTAAACAAGGTTACG aaaTATTTCAGTGATGAAAGTTTCACGGTGTTCACAGTGAGCTCCTACGAGTTTCTTCAAAAGACAGTCCTAGAACCAGTTGACACTG AAATACCTGCACTTCGGAAATTTCTGCAGGGTCTCAATAACTGTCACTCAGTTACATTAAACTATGTGAAAGGAGCGCGCGGGATTCTCTCTCTGATTCAAGGGGCCAGCCGTACAGATGGG ACTGATATAAAGACAGATGTCTGCACAGAGCTTGAACAAAATATGAAGGATGCACTTCATGAAGTCGAAAACTCAATGGAAGAGACTCATCAGGTTTTTGAAAAGTGCCTCAGTGAGGGAGTTAAGAAATCTGAAAGTTCATGGTACAAAAACTTGAAATCGGTCATAAAGACTAAA AACAAGAAAGGTAGTAGTTTCCACCGGACACTGAAGTGCATAGTACAGCACAATGGTGCCTACAGAGCAAAAAAGGGGAAACTAATAAACCTCAATATGACGTTATCTTCATTCCTGACTCAGAGCATTGATGACAAATTCAAGAAGACCTTCCC AAATGAAGGAGAATGTGGACAATTCAACAGAGTCCTCGATTTGTTTTCACTTAACACGGAGACAATGAGAAAGAACACAAAGTACAAAGATGTCAAACTGCAACTGATGTTTCTCAGCACAGAG GAAGACAAGATAAAGACAAAACTCAACAAAATCATCCGCGATCGTAAGAAAACGATCTACAGCAGTCTGATGACAACAATTGAGACGAGCATGCAGGAATGCTATGACG ttgcaaaaaaaattaaaggacAAGGCAGTCTGGAAAAAATTAGGACCACTCTTACGAATCACGTACTTAAGTCAAAGGACGTCATGTTTCTGGAAGCTAAAGATGTTATGTTGAAGGATCTGGGAGTCTTGAGG AGATAA